A window of the Ammoniphilus oxalaticus genome harbors these coding sequences:
- the glmS gene encoding glutamine--fructose-6-phosphate transaminase (isomerizing) yields MSGIVGYVGTRNAQQILLDGLDQLDYRGYDSAGILISDGERLGWRRATGRIKQLRDLLLREPLQQGTIGMGHTRWATHGAPTDNNSHPLTGCDERFFVVHNGIIENYMELKRELEKQGHQFTTETDTEVIPHLLETRDTGDLEETVRVILPLLRGSFALAIMSSEQPNTIIAVSQDNPLVIGFGRGEAFLASDIPALIPHTKEIYPIKNGEMAILSDTKVKVRGLDGEALEARPTVIEWERQDVMRNDYPHYMLKEIFEQPRVIEALLQVHLDEAEVYLPKLAEIWEKEPDFSVERIFIVGSGSSNHAGLIGKKMMDRWLGIPIDACSSSEFLDDHPPLGPGHLVILLSQSGETADTLSVLRTAKQHDCKVYAITNTRGGTIARQADQILYMKAGPELAIASTKAYTTQLTCLALLTIGLAERLKVGIDVEEMTELFAALRRLPVDVESTLIMTQDAIDQFAEVVFDQEHLFVIGRGLDYVLALEAALKLQEISYLHADAYQAGELKHGTMALITPGMPIIALATQQDVFSKMVNNIKEVKARGAFVMGITAIGDHQISEDADQVLYIPETHPWLMPILAAIPLQLLAYYSGVVRDLDVDRPRNLAKSMTVE; encoded by the coding sequence GTGAGCGGGATCGTTGGATATGTCGGTACGCGAAATGCGCAGCAGATATTGTTAGATGGACTAGATCAATTAGACTATCGGGGCTATGATTCTGCGGGCATTTTAATTTCTGACGGAGAGCGTCTCGGATGGAGAAGAGCGACGGGACGAATTAAACAATTGCGCGATCTGTTGCTTCGAGAACCTCTCCAACAAGGAACAATTGGAATGGGTCATACGCGGTGGGCAACGCATGGAGCGCCGACGGACAACAACTCACATCCACTGACAGGGTGTGACGAACGATTCTTTGTCGTTCATAACGGAATCATTGAAAATTATATGGAATTAAAGCGAGAACTAGAGAAGCAGGGGCACCAATTTACGACCGAAACGGATACGGAAGTGATTCCGCATCTACTGGAAACGCGTGATACAGGCGATCTAGAAGAAACCGTAAGGGTGATCTTACCCCTGTTACGAGGATCTTTCGCGCTGGCTATTATGTCCAGCGAACAACCCAATACCATTATCGCTGTTTCGCAAGATAATCCGCTCGTGATCGGTTTTGGCAGAGGTGAGGCTTTTTTGGCTTCTGATATTCCCGCGCTCATCCCGCATACAAAGGAAATTTACCCAATCAAAAACGGTGAAATGGCTATTTTGTCCGATACGAAAGTCAAAGTTCGCGGGCTCGATGGCGAGGCGCTAGAAGCGCGGCCAACAGTAATTGAGTGGGAGCGGCAAGATGTGATGAGAAACGATTATCCTCACTATATGTTGAAAGAGATCTTTGAACAACCGAGAGTGATCGAAGCGCTTCTGCAAGTTCATTTAGATGAGGCGGAAGTTTATCTCCCAAAACTAGCGGAAATTTGGGAGAAAGAGCCTGATTTTAGTGTGGAGCGCATTTTCATCGTTGGCAGCGGGTCATCGAATCACGCGGGGTTGATCGGGAAAAAGATGATGGATCGCTGGCTTGGGATTCCAATTGATGCTTGCTCTTCATCTGAGTTTTTAGACGATCATCCTCCTTTAGGACCTGGTCATCTCGTCATTTTACTTAGTCAATCGGGTGAAACAGCGGATACATTGTCCGTATTGCGAACGGCAAAACAGCATGATTGCAAAGTGTATGCGATTACCAATACGAGAGGCGGCACGATTGCTCGCCAAGCCGATCAAATTTTGTATATGAAGGCGGGGCCAGAGTTAGCGATCGCTTCTACAAAGGCGTACACGACCCAGCTAACCTGCCTAGCGCTGCTCACGATCGGACTGGCTGAACGATTAAAGGTTGGGATTGATGTGGAAGAAATGACAGAATTGTTTGCCGCATTACGCCGATTACCTGTTGATGTTGAGTCGACGCTGATCATGACCCAAGATGCGATTGACCAATTCGCTGAAGTCGTCTTTGACCAAGAACATCTTTTTGTCATCGGGCGCGGACTTGATTACGTACTGGCTTTGGAAGCGGCTCTTAAGTTGCAAGAAATATCCTATCTCCACGCCGATGCTTACCAAGCGGGCGAGTTGAAACACGGCACAATGGCGTTAATTACACCAGGCATGCCAATCATTGCCCTAGCAACCCAACAAGACGTCTTTTCGAAAATGGTCAACAATATTAAAGAAGTGAAGGCGAGGGGAGCGTTTGTGATGGGTATTACGGCGATTGGCGATCATCAGATTTCGGAAGACGCCGATCAAGTGCTGTATATTCCCGAAACCCATCCGTGGTTGATGCCGATTCTAGCGGCGATTCCGCTGCAATTGCTTGCCTACTACTCTGGCGTTGTGCGCGATCTCGATGTTGACCGTCCCAGAAATCTAGCAAAAAGTATGACGGTAGAATAA